A single Lolium perenne isolate Kyuss_39 chromosome 6, Kyuss_2.0, whole genome shotgun sequence DNA region contains:
- the LOC127305331 gene encoding uncharacterized protein, with product MGSQMGKKKSGRGHGGGETRGEPEVAREFVLKVAMHCLCRGCRDKVRAAVRALTMAQGVVAADSSAAESSGEVRLLATADPERLRRRLRKATGKKVDLLLPAACKEPGAGAGKKVNPLDDAAIQALLADLQLQQAPARQQYGGGHGAASAWAANHHQQQQLMGLGLGGAGAYGAAYPWASPSSSYPAAPAASWPGAYAYAAPPAPAPAHGLGYYSGVGAPAWPGY from the coding sequence ATGGGATCGCagatggggaagaagaagagcggtcgcggccatggcggcggggAGACGCGCGGCGAGCCGGAGGTGGCGAGGGAGTTCGTGCTGAAGGTCGCCATGCACTGCCTCTGCCGCGGCTGCAGGGACAAGGTGCGCGCCGCGGTGCGTGCCCTGACGATGGCGCAAGGCGTGGTGGCGGCGGACAGCTCGGCGGCCGAGAGCAGCGGCGAGGTGCGCCTGCTCGCCACGGCCGACCCCGAGCGGCTCCGGCGCCGCCTCCGCAAGGCCACCGGCAAGAAGGTCGATCTGCTGCTGCCGGCAGCCTGCAAGGAGCCTGGCGCCGGCGCCGGAAAGAAGGTGAACCCGCTCGACGACGCCGCGATCCAGGCCCTGCTCGCCGACTTGCAGCTGCAGCAGGCGCCGGCCCGCCAGCAGTACGGCGGTGGACACGGAGCGGCCTCGGCGTGGGCCGCGAACCACCACCAGCAGCAGCAGCTGATGGGGCTCGGTCTCGGCGGCGCCGGGGCCTACGGGGCGGCGTACCCGTGGGCGTCGCCGTCCTCGTCCTACCCGGCCGCGCCGGCTGCTTCTTGGCCGGGAGCGTACGCGTATGCTGCTCCTCCGGCTCCCGCGCCGGCTCACGGCCTCGGCTACTACAGCGGCGTAGGCGCTCCGGCGTGGCCCGGCTACTGA